A genome region from Glycine max cultivar Williams 82 chromosome 5, Glycine_max_v4.0, whole genome shotgun sequence includes the following:
- the LOC100777997 gene encoding NADPH:adrenodoxin oxidoreductase, mitochondrial isoform X2, with protein MDFEVYLKKYFKTSIFTFLGAGGFSTFFGESNTVELSLPENLQQIVINQFSRVAHHERCSFLGNVTLGSSISLSELRELYHVVVLAYGAESDRSLGIPGENLKGIHSAREFVWWYNGHPDGRNLEPDLKSTDTAVILGQGNVALDVARILLRPTTELATTDIASHALATLEESSIRVVYLVGRRGPAQAACTAKELREILGIHNVDIFIQESDLLLTPVDEEELKSNRIQRRVHELLSKAATSKPKHACLNQRELHFVFFRKPNSFQESKDRAGHVSGMHFEKTVLQGVSPGKQIAVGAGEFEDIKCGMALKSIGYRSVPVDGLPFDHKKGVVPNDRGRVLSDPSDPSVLEKGLYVCGWLRRGPTGIIATNLYCAEETVSSISADLENGGLISSSTLPKPGRDGLLQLLHDRNVRVVSLSDWEKIDSEERRLGSSRNKPREKLASWDELYKTTS; from the exons ATGGATTTTGAGGTTTACTTGAAGAAATATTTCAAAActtcaatttttacttttttgggtgCCGGGGGTTTCAGTACATTCTTTGGTGAGAGTAACACTGTTGAACTTAGTTTACCAGAAAACTTGCAACAGATTGTCATCAACCAGTTTTCAAGAGTGGCACATCATGAACGATGCTCATTTTTGGGGAATGTGACCCTTGGATCCAGCATTTCTCTCTCTGAATTACGCGAGCTGTATCACGTG GTTGTCCTTGCATATGGTGCCGAAAGTGATAGAAGTCTTGGTATTCCAGGGGAG AACTTGAAAGGGATACATTCAGCTAGAGAGTTTGTTTGGTGGTATAATGGGCACCCGGATGGACGAAATCTTGAGCCAGACCTAAAGAGTACTGATACAGCTGTAATCCTTGGCCAG GGAAATGTTGCTTTAGATGTTGCAAGGATTCTTTTACGACCTACTACAGAGTTAGCAACAACTGATATTGCCAGTCATGCATTGGCTACTTTAGAGGAGAGCTCTATCAG GGTGGTTTATTTGGTTGGAAGACGTGGTCCAGCCCAAGCAGCTTGTACTGCAAAAGAACTACGTGAAATTCTTG GTATTCATAATGTTGATATTTTCATTCAGGAATCTGATCTACTTTTAACCCCAGTTGATGAG GAAGAACTTAAGAGTAACCGAATACAGAGAAGAGTTCATGAGTTGCTCTCTAAGGCTGCTACCTCGAAACCTAAACATGCTTGTTTGAACCAACGTGAGCTCCATTTTGTCTTCTTCCGTAAGCCAAATAGTTTTCAAGAGTCGAAAGACAGAGCTGGCCATGTTTCTGGCATGCATTTTGAGAAGACAGTTCTTCAAG GTGTTAGCCCTGGCAAACAGATTGCTGTTGGTGCTGGAGAATTTGAAGATATAAAATGCGG GATGGCACTTAAGAGCATTGGTTACAGATCAGTACCAGTTGATGGCTTACCTTTTGATCATAAGAAAG GTGTAGTTCCAAATGATAGAGGACGAGTGTTGAGTGACCCTTCAGATCCTTCAGTTCTTGAAAAGGGCTTGTATGTATGTGGATGGCTGAGGAGAGGACCGACTGGAATTATCGCCACAAACCTCTATTGTGCAGAAGAAACT GTTTCGAGCATATCAGCAGACCTTGAAAACGGAGGGTTGATTTCGTCATCAACCTTGCCCAAACCTGGCAGGGACGGACTTCTCCAGCTTCTGCATGATAGAAATGTCAGAGTAGTTTCATTAAGTGATTGGGAAAAGATAGACTCTGAAGAAAGGAGGCTTGGAAGTTCAAGGAACAAACCTAGGGAAAAACTAGCCAGCTGggatgaactatacaaaactaCCTCATAA